Proteins found in one Lagopus muta isolate bLagMut1 chromosome 18, bLagMut1 primary, whole genome shotgun sequence genomic segment:
- the ARL16 gene encoding ADP-ribosylation factor-like protein 16 isoform X2, with the protein MVIAAESPLSLPAVTSGFGYFRLPAWGLAASGGAEMAGAARPGPTCLLLGATGVGKSLLGKRLRKLCSRDGANELGEPPATLPTVGTNLTDLTLHKRVTLRELGGCMGPIWPSYYGECSAVLFVIDAANPTQVSASCVQLLSLLSAEQLATVPVLILFNKIDLPCYMSLVEMKSLFRMQDIVSCATQPITILETSARDGTGLADVLQWLQATFRDPS; encoded by the exons ATGGTGATCGCCGCCGAGTCGCCCCTCTCCCTGCCCGCGGTCACTTCCGGCTTCGGCTACTTCCGCCTTCCGGCGTGGGGGCTGGCTGCTTCCGGCGGGGCGGAGATGGCGGGCGCTGCGCGGCCCGGGCCCAcatgcctgctgctgggggcgACGGGCGTCGGGAAGAGCCTGCTGGGGAAGCGGCTGCGCA AGCTGTGCTCCCGGGACGGGGCCAATGAGTTGGGCGAACCCCCGGCCACGCTGCCCACGGTGGGCACGAACCTGACGGACCTGACGCTGCACAAGAGGGTGACGCTGCGGGAGCTGGGCGGCTGCATGGGCCCCATCTGGCCCAGCTACTACGGAGAGTGTAGCGCCGTGCTG TTCGTGATCGATGCGGCCAACCCGACCCAGGTCTCCGCGTCCTGCGTCCAGCTGCTGTccctcctctctgcagagcagctcgcCACCGTGCCCGTGCTGATCCTCTTCAACAAGAT CGACCTGCCCTGCTACATGTCACTGGTGGAGATGAAGTCGCTGTTCCGCATGCAAGACATTGTCTCCTGCGCCACGCAGCCCATCACCATTCTGGAAACCAGTGCACGCGATGGCACCGGCCTGGCTGATGTCCTGCAATGGCTTCAGGCCACCTTCAGGGACCCTAGCTAA
- the ARL16 gene encoding ADP-ribosylation factor-like protein 16 isoform X1: MVIAAESPLSLPAVTSGFGYFRLPAWGLAASGGAEMAGAARPGPTCLLLGATGVGKSLLGKRLRNIRASWGSWGAGPGWGRAARCFWPVLNAPAQLCSRDGANELGEPPATLPTVGTNLTDLTLHKRVTLRELGGCMGPIWPSYYGECSAVLFVIDAANPTQVSASCVQLLSLLSAEQLATVPVLILFNKIDLPCYMSLVEMKSLFRMQDIVSCATQPITILETSARDGTGLADVLQWLQATFRDPS; this comes from the exons ATGGTGATCGCCGCCGAGTCGCCCCTCTCCCTGCCCGCGGTCACTTCCGGCTTCGGCTACTTCCGCCTTCCGGCGTGGGGGCTGGCTGCTTCCGGCGGGGCGGAGATGGCGGGCGCTGCGCGGCCCGGGCCCAcatgcctgctgctgggggcgACGGGCGTCGGGAAGAGCCTGCTGGGGAAGCGGCTGCGCAATATCCGAGCGAGCTGGGGGTCCtggggcgcggggccggggtGGGGGCGTGCCGCACGCTGCTTCTGGCCCGTCCTTAACGCACCGGCACAGCTGTGCTCCCGGGACGGGGCCAATGAGTTGGGCGAACCCCCGGCCACGCTGCCCACGGTGGGCACGAACCTGACGGACCTGACGCTGCACAAGAGGGTGACGCTGCGGGAGCTGGGCGGCTGCATGGGCCCCATCTGGCCCAGCTACTACGGAGAGTGTAGCGCCGTGCTG TTCGTGATCGATGCGGCCAACCCGACCCAGGTCTCCGCGTCCTGCGTCCAGCTGCTGTccctcctctctgcagagcagctcgcCACCGTGCCCGTGCTGATCCTCTTCAACAAGAT CGACCTGCCCTGCTACATGTCACTGGTGGAGATGAAGTCGCTGTTCCGCATGCAAGACATTGTCTCCTGCGCCACGCAGCCCATCACCATTCTGGAAACCAGTGCACGCGATGGCACCGGCCTGGCTGATGTCCTGCAATGGCTTCAGGCCACCTTCAGGGACCCTAGCTAA
- the LOC125702262 gene encoding uncharacterized protein LOC125702262 isoform X2 — MGVTPTQPPRAPFCSHRLLARKEEKNKFQMRISGNLFIKEFLELLAKWQPAENIKKQYMEKVLHAVFFFGRLNQRQIRPSEFLLFQPFQNLQENYPRSFQEYNTHLPTMTPYSILLQFGNEVAGCSTQKEMESFLHEFNSAVEKTMQDRELKMKPSELTFRAAVVAYSFYREPKKPENKAGFPLFYGASVSCKGLMEKKIMISILCLRTWHKAVAFAVYHGQDNLVIVFPDEVQCRAFCYSNGVFIEKPPCVNCKMMYHVNFQPYEGDTRENIPWPHGNCAENESLSKLLQGTSGLQEKVVSKDTSVINNPPQNTYQAIEQEFENNIQQNLRNQLIRLLQNKNLPHRLQFFEP; from the exons ATGGGGGTAACCCCAACACAGCCACCACGTGCTCCTTTCTGCTCCCACAGGCTTTTGGCAcggaaagaagagaagaataaatTCCAGATGCGGATCAGTGGGAATCTCTTCATCAAAGAGTTCTTGGAATTGTTGGCTAAGTGGCAGCCAGCTGAAAACATCAAAAAGCAATACATGGAAAAG GTGCTGCACGCAGTGTTCTTCTTTGGAAGGCTGAATCAGAGGCAGATAAGACCCAGCGAATTCCTACTCTTCCAACCTTTCCAGAACCTGCAGGAGAATTATCCTCGATCATTCCAAGAGTACAACACCCACCTGCCCACCATGACACCATACTCCATCCTGCTGCAGTTT GGCAACGAAGTAGCAGGATGCAGCACCCAAAAGGAAATGGAGTCTTTCCTGCATGAATTTAATAGCGCTGTGGAAAAAACAATGCAGGATCGAGAACTCAAAATGAAGCCCAGTGAGCTCACCTTCAGAGCCGCAGTTGTCGCTTACAGCTTTTACAGAGAACCCAAAAAACCTGAGAATAAAGCAGGCTTCCCTCTCTTTTATGGAGCATCTGTCTCCTGCAAAGGGCTGATGGAGAAGAAGATCATGATCAGCATCCTGTGCCTCAGGACGTGGCACAAGGCGGTGGCGTTCGCAGTGTACCACGGGCAGGATAATCTGGTCATTGTCTTCCCTGATGAAGTGCAGTGCCGAGCCTTCTGCTACAGCAACGGAGTCTTCATAGAAAAGCCACCCTGCGTGAACTGCAAGATGATGTATCACGTCAACTTCCAGCCGTATGAGGGTGACACCAGGGAAAACATCCCATGGCCGCACGGAAACTGCGCTGAGAATGAGAGCCTGAGCAAGCTGCTGCAAGGCACGTCGGGGCTGCAGGAGAAGGTCGTCTCAAAAGACACTTCTGTGATAAACAATCCCCCACAGAACACCTACCAGGCCATTGAGCAAGAATTTGAAAACAACATACAACAAAATCTTAGAAATCAGCTTATCAGGCTgcttcagaacaaaaatcttCCTCATCGTCTGCAGTTTTTTGAACCATAG
- the LOC125702262 gene encoding uncharacterized protein LOC125702262 isoform X3 has product MSQNQGPSHNSSRLLARKEEKNKFQMRISGNLFIKEFLELLAKWQPAENIKKQYMEKVLHAVFFFGRLNQRQIRPSEFLLFQPFQNLQENYPRSFQEYNTHLPTMTPYSILLQFGNEVAGCSTQKEMESFLHEFNSAVEKTMQDRELKMKPSELTFRAAVVAYSFYREPKKPENKAGFPLFYGASVSCKGLMEKKIMISILCLRTWHKAVAFAVYHGQDNLVIVFPDEVQCRAFCYSNGVFIEKPPCVNCKMMYHVNFQPYEGDTRENIPWPHGNCAENESLSKLLQGTSGLQEKVVSKDTSVINNPPQNTYQAIEQEFENNIQQNLRNQLIRLLQNKNLPHRLQFFEP; this is encoded by the exons ATGAGCCAAAACCAG GGTCCCAGTCACAACTCTTCAAG GCTTTTGGCAcggaaagaagagaagaataaatTCCAGATGCGGATCAGTGGGAATCTCTTCATCAAAGAGTTCTTGGAATTGTTGGCTAAGTGGCAGCCAGCTGAAAACATCAAAAAGCAATACATGGAAAAG GTGCTGCACGCAGTGTTCTTCTTTGGAAGGCTGAATCAGAGGCAGATAAGACCCAGCGAATTCCTACTCTTCCAACCTTTCCAGAACCTGCAGGAGAATTATCCTCGATCATTCCAAGAGTACAACACCCACCTGCCCACCATGACACCATACTCCATCCTGCTGCAGTTT GGCAACGAAGTAGCAGGATGCAGCACCCAAAAGGAAATGGAGTCTTTCCTGCATGAATTTAATAGCGCTGTGGAAAAAACAATGCAGGATCGAGAACTCAAAATGAAGCCCAGTGAGCTCACCTTCAGAGCCGCAGTTGTCGCTTACAGCTTTTACAGAGAACCCAAAAAACCTGAGAATAAAGCAGGCTTCCCTCTCTTTTATGGAGCATCTGTCTCCTGCAAAGGGCTGATGGAGAAGAAGATCATGATCAGCATCCTGTGCCTCAGGACGTGGCACAAGGCGGTGGCGTTCGCAGTGTACCACGGGCAGGATAATCTGGTCATTGTCTTCCCTGATGAAGTGCAGTGCCGAGCCTTCTGCTACAGCAACGGAGTCTTCATAGAAAAGCCACCCTGCGTGAACTGCAAGATGATGTATCACGTCAACTTCCAGCCGTATGAGGGTGACACCAGGGAAAACATCCCATGGCCGCACGGAAACTGCGCTGAGAATGAGAGCCTGAGCAAGCTGCTGCAAGGCACGTCGGGGCTGCAGGAGAAGGTCGTCTCAAAAGACACTTCTGTGATAAACAATCCCCCACAGAACACCTACCAGGCCATTGAGCAAGAATTTGAAAACAACATACAACAAAATCTTAGAAATCAGCTTATCAGGCTgcttcagaacaaaaatcttCCTCATCGTCTGCAGTTTTTTGAACCATAG
- the LOC125702262 gene encoding uncharacterized protein LOC125702262 isoform X1, with protein MLRDTPSPRSAIRCAVGLEGPCSTASLSFLSLPQGPSHNSSRLLARKEEKNKFQMRISGNLFIKEFLELLAKWQPAENIKKQYMEKVLHAVFFFGRLNQRQIRPSEFLLFQPFQNLQENYPRSFQEYNTHLPTMTPYSILLQFGNEVAGCSTQKEMESFLHEFNSAVEKTMQDRELKMKPSELTFRAAVVAYSFYREPKKPENKAGFPLFYGASVSCKGLMEKKIMISILCLRTWHKAVAFAVYHGQDNLVIVFPDEVQCRAFCYSNGVFIEKPPCVNCKMMYHVNFQPYEGDTRENIPWPHGNCAENESLSKLLQGTSGLQEKVVSKDTSVINNPPQNTYQAIEQEFENNIQQNLRNQLIRLLQNKNLPHRLQFFEP; from the exons ATGCTGCGGGACACCCCAAGTCCACGCAGTGCCATCAGGTgtgcagtggggttggagggtccatgcagcactgcatcactgagcttcctctccctcccacaGGGTCCCAGTCACAACTCTTCAAG GCTTTTGGCAcggaaagaagagaagaataaatTCCAGATGCGGATCAGTGGGAATCTCTTCATCAAAGAGTTCTTGGAATTGTTGGCTAAGTGGCAGCCAGCTGAAAACATCAAAAAGCAATACATGGAAAAG GTGCTGCACGCAGTGTTCTTCTTTGGAAGGCTGAATCAGAGGCAGATAAGACCCAGCGAATTCCTACTCTTCCAACCTTTCCAGAACCTGCAGGAGAATTATCCTCGATCATTCCAAGAGTACAACACCCACCTGCCCACCATGACACCATACTCCATCCTGCTGCAGTTT GGCAACGAAGTAGCAGGATGCAGCACCCAAAAGGAAATGGAGTCTTTCCTGCATGAATTTAATAGCGCTGTGGAAAAAACAATGCAGGATCGAGAACTCAAAATGAAGCCCAGTGAGCTCACCTTCAGAGCCGCAGTTGTCGCTTACAGCTTTTACAGAGAACCCAAAAAACCTGAGAATAAAGCAGGCTTCCCTCTCTTTTATGGAGCATCTGTCTCCTGCAAAGGGCTGATGGAGAAGAAGATCATGATCAGCATCCTGTGCCTCAGGACGTGGCACAAGGCGGTGGCGTTCGCAGTGTACCACGGGCAGGATAATCTGGTCATTGTCTTCCCTGATGAAGTGCAGTGCCGAGCCTTCTGCTACAGCAACGGAGTCTTCATAGAAAAGCCACCCTGCGTGAACTGCAAGATGATGTATCACGTCAACTTCCAGCCGTATGAGGGTGACACCAGGGAAAACATCCCATGGCCGCACGGAAACTGCGCTGAGAATGAGAGCCTGAGCAAGCTGCTGCAAGGCACGTCGGGGCTGCAGGAGAAGGTCGTCTCAAAAGACACTTCTGTGATAAACAATCCCCCACAGAACACCTACCAGGCCATTGAGCAAGAATTTGAAAACAACATACAACAAAATCTTAGAAATCAGCTTATCAGGCTgcttcagaacaaaaatcttCCTCATCGTCTGCAGTTTTTTGAACCATAG